Proteins encoded by one window of Pseudomonas leptonychotis:
- the ccmE gene encoding cytochrome c maturation protein CcmE, with amino-acid sequence MNPVRKKRLFIVLAIIAGVGVAVALALSALQQNINLFYTPTQIANGDAPQDTRIRAGGLVEEGSVKRSSDSLETDFVVTDGAKRVTIRFSGILPDLFREGQGIVAMGKLDAQNVLIADEVLAKHDENYMPPEVMQALEQSGMQQQHDAAKATKQAAQSEYAQ; translated from the coding sequence GTGAACCCCGTGCGTAAGAAGCGCTTGTTTATCGTGCTGGCCATCATCGCTGGTGTCGGCGTCGCCGTGGCTCTGGCCCTGAGCGCGCTGCAACAAAACATCAATTTGTTTTACACGCCCACCCAGATCGCCAATGGCGACGCGCCGCAGGATACGCGCATCCGAGCCGGTGGCTTGGTTGAAGAGGGCTCGGTAAAGCGCTCCAGTGATTCGCTGGAAACCGACTTTGTCGTCACCGATGGTGCCAAGCGCGTGACCATCCGCTTCAGCGGCATTCTTCCCGATCTATTCCGTGAAGGGCAGGGCATTGTCGCCATGGGTAAGCTCGATGCCCAAAACGTGTTGATTGCCGATGAAGTGTTGGCTAAACACGATGAGAACTACATGCCCCCAGAAGTCATGCAGGCGCTGGAACAGAGCGGCATGCAGCAGCAACATGATGCGGCCAAAGCGACTAAACAAGCGGCCCAATCGGAGTACGCACAATGA
- the ccmD gene encoding heme exporter protein CcmD, producing MSFASFSEFFAMGTHGPYVWSCYAISLIVLGLNVALPILARRRYLQDEARRLRREELK from the coding sequence ATGAGTTTTGCCAGCTTTAGCGAGTTTTTCGCCATGGGCACCCATGGGCCTTATGTCTGGTCCTGTTATGCCATCAGCCTGATTGTGCTGGGGCTGAATGTGGCGCTGCCAATCCTGGCGCGTCGCCGTTATTTGCAAGACGAGGCGCGTCGTTTGCGCCGGGAGGAGTTGAAGTGA